From the genome of Coprococcus phoceensis:
AATGACTTGCCTGAATTCCACTCTACTGCGTTGTCGTCAATCGACGATGCCACCGCATCGCCTCACTCCGCCGCCTTGCAGACTGAAAATTCATTCTGTGTCATTATGCTGAAAGTGAATGAGACAGTACACTAGATTTTAAAGGATATTAGGTTATGATAAAATATGATTGGATTCGTTCGAATAGAAAAACAATGAGCATTCAGATTAAGACAGATGGAAAAGTAATTGTGCGGACACCATATGGCATTTCCAAATATCAAGTGCAGATGTTTATCGAGGAGAAGAAACAGTGGATAGAAAAACATTTGAAAGAGATTTCAGAAAGACAGATGAGCAATAAGATTCTTTCAGAAGAGGAAAGGCTGAAGGGAGTTCAAAAAGCTTTGTGTGTGATTCCGGAACGTGTAGAGTATTTTGCAGAGATGATGAATGTTACTTATGGGAGAATTACGATACGAGAACAGAAAACAAGATGGGGAAGCTGCAGTAGCAAGGGCAATTTGAATTTTAACTGGAAACTTGTACTTATGCCAGAAGAGGTGTTAGATTATGTGGTTGTACATGAACTGGCACATCGGAAGGAGATGAACCATTCAGAAAGATTTTGGAATCATGTTGAGAAGGTTTTACCGGATTATCAGGCAAGGAGAAAACTGTTGAGAGAGTTGGAACACAGACATTTGTAAGTGACAGGAAGAGTAAGAGTGTAATCTTAGCAAAATCTTAATTAAAAATAAAGAATCTATAAAATAGTATTTGACATTCATGTACAATATTGTTATCATAGATTTAGACAAAAAATATTAATGGATTGTTACTGCTCGGCAGGCAAAACCAAGTCTGGTAGATTATGATGATTGATCTGCTTTGATTTGGTTTTTTATTTTTTAGGAGTCTTTTTATGGAGATTGTCAAAATAATTAATAACAATATCGTAAGTGCATTAGATGATGAGAATAAAGAAATTGTAGTAATGGGAAAAGGACTTGGTTTCCATACAAAGGCAGGTCAGAAGATACCAGAAGAGAGAATTGAGAAGATTTTTCGATTGAATGATGAAAGTGAGATTGGAAAGTTCAAGGAGCTCTTAGAAGCGATGCCATTAGAGCATATACAGACTTCTGTGGAAATCATAGATTATGCCAAGAGTGTTTTGAAGAGGCGAATCAACCAGAACATTTAT
Proteins encoded in this window:
- a CDS encoding M48 family metallopeptidase produces the protein MIKYDWIRSNRKTMSIQIKTDGKVIVRTPYGISKYQVQMFIEEKKQWIEKHLKEISERQMSNKILSEEERLKGVQKALCVIPERVEYFAEMMNVTYGRITIREQKTRWGSCSSKGNLNFNWKLVLMPEEVLDYVVVHELAHRKEMNHSERFWNHVEKVLPDYQARRKLLRELEHRHL